From Pedobacter indicus, a single genomic window includes:
- the panD gene encoding aspartate 1-decarboxylase, whose protein sequence is MIIEVMKSKIHRARVTQAELNYVGSITIDEDLIDAANIIPNEKVQIVNNNNGARFETYVIKGERGSGVICLNGAAARLAQVGDVIIIISYAQMTMEEGRNYQPRLIFPDDNNRLIK, encoded by the coding sequence ATGATTATTGAGGTAATGAAGTCAAAGATTCACCGTGCGCGTGTTACGCAGGCGGAGTTGAATTATGTTGGTAGTATAACTATTGATGAAGATTTGATTGATGCGGCAAACATTATCCCGAATGAAAAGGTGCAAATTGTCAACAACAACAATGGTGCTCGTTTTGAGACTTACGTAATAAAAGGTGAGCGAGGTTCGGGTGTTATATGTTTGAATGGTGCAGCGGCACGTTTAGCGCAGGTCGGTGATGTTATTATTATCATTTCCTATGCTCAGATGACGATGGAAGAGGGCCGAAACTACCAGCCTCGTCTCATATTCCCAGACGATAATAACAGGCTAATTAAATAA